One Cicer arietinum cultivar CDC Frontier isolate Library 1 chromosome 8, Cicar.CDCFrontier_v2.0, whole genome shotgun sequence DNA segment encodes these proteins:
- the LOC113788058 gene encoding uncharacterized protein, whose amino-acid sequence MQSFLAWDRKSPENYLPHPDHDFISPVVNTDKHVVVVMDGMTEFTTEPLQWALDNVVTADCTVTLLGVMPWLNIPLFLKTRNDFWTVEMEDAPLVREKNECRKRQAVIDLCRKYGVVPQKKIVMGYPLRLLVVEQIVTLSPTWVIFDRSHRKNKEFYTKKIPCNILMMNEEGRIDMIKSKWMSQNDQSISKEFSLSSAPTPQLSVSEESREAVK is encoded by the exons ATGCAGAGCTTTCTTGCATGGGACAGGAAATCACCTGAGAATTATCTTCCTCACCCTGATCATGACTTTATAAGCCCAGTAGTAAACACTGACAAACATGTGGTGGTTGTGATGGATGGAATGACAGAGTTCACTACAGAGCCTCTTCAATGGGCACTTGATAATGTTGTCACTGCAGACTGCACTGTCACTCTTCTTGGGGTCATGCCATGGCTCAACATTCCTC TGTTTTTGAAGACAAGAAATGATTTTTGGACAGTGGAGATGGAAGATGCACCTCTAGTGAGAGAGAAAAATGAGTGCCGAAAGCGTCAAGCTGTCATAGATCTTTGCAGAAAATATGGG GTTGTGCCGCAGAAGAAAATTGTAATGGGTTATCCTTTGCGGCTGCTGGTTGTGGAGCAAATTGTCACTCTTTCTCCAACATGGGTGATATTTGATAG ATCTCATAGAAAGAACAAAgaattttatactaaaaaaattcCATGCAACATTCTAATGATGAATGAAGAGGGAAGAATTGATATGATCAAAAGCAAGTGGATGAGTCAAAACGACCAAAGCATTTCTAAAGAATTTTCATTGTCTTCAGCTCCAACGCCTCAGTTGTCAGTTTCTGAGGAATCAAGGGAAGCTGTTAAGTAG